The genomic interval CTTCGACTCGCAGTCTTTCCATACCATCGGTGTGGAATTCCTCAACCGCGACCTTGAAATCGACGGTCGGCTGGTCACCCTACAGATCTGGGACACGGCAGGCCAGGAACGATTCAAGAGCCTGCGCACGCCTTTTTACCGTGGCGCAGATTGCTGTCTGCTCACGTTCGCAGTGGATGACCTGCAGAGCTTCCAGAATCTGGGCTGCTGGAAAAAAGAGTTCATGTATTATTCAGATGTACGAGACCCGGAGCGCTTCCCCTTTGTGGTACTGGGAAACAAGGTAGACAAGGAAGAACGTGAGGTCGGTGAGGATGAGGCCAGGGCCTGGTGTGAAGAAAACGGCTGCTGTCCGTACTTTGAAACCAGTGCCAAGGATGACACAAATGTGGGGGCTGCTTTTGAAGCTGCTGTTCGGGAGGTTTTGGCTAGCGAGGACCCCATTGACCACACCTTGCTGAGCAGTTCCATCGATCTCCATGGAAACCGTAAAGTGACCCGCTCGTCCTGCTGTTGAGGTGCCTCTAAGTTGCTCCTGGCCTTTGAAACTATGGACGTGCAGCCGTGCTTGAGAATTATGGTAGAGGCATCAGACCTGTGTGTCTTGTGGTCTCCTTCTAACAGAGCTACCTAAAAGTAAaggtatt from Danio aesculapii chromosome 14, fDanAes4.1, whole genome shotgun sequence carries:
- the rab9b gene encoding ras-related protein Rab-9B; this translates as MSGKSLLLKVILLGDGGVGKSSLMNRYVTDRFDSQSFHTIGVEFLNRDLEIDGRLVTLQIWDTAGQERFKSLRTPFYRGADCCLLTFAVDDLQSFQNLGCWKKEFMYYSDVRDPERFPFVVLGNKVDKEEREVGEDEARAWCEENGCCPYFETSAKDDTNVGAAFEAAVREVLASEDPIDHTLLSSSIDLHGNRKVTRSSCC